A stretch of DNA from Diospyros lotus cultivar Yz01 chromosome 14, ASM1463336v1, whole genome shotgun sequence:
aattcttagcttgacttgtagttcatctgggtgtgaacgtaattggagtgtgtttgaaaatgtaagtgcattgtacatataacacttacaatttttattagtagttggtttgtttcatgtagcttattcttagtatgtttttgcataaattgttgcagcttcatACTAAGCGGAGAAACAGGCTTGATCAACTTCGTTTAAAcgacttggtgtttgtgaaatacaatagagTATTGAGGCGTTGGTATCAAATGCGTGATACCATTGACCCTATCATATTGACCgacattgatgaaagcaatgaatggttgactggaaaacttgatgaggagaatgataaagatgatgaaactgtttttcCAGATGACGTTAGGGGATGGGTTGACATGGAGTAATGTTGCTGCGGCTGCAGGAGTTGGAGAGCCTAGTTATCAATTTAGAACTAAACAAACTTGATCACAATTGGGATCAACTTCGGCTTCGACTTCAAAGCGGCAAGTAACTCAggagattgaagaggaggaggaaagtgaggcagggaccgaagatgatgaagacttggaagagggagaagaattgagagatgaagaagaagaagatgaaggggtgattgaaggggatgatgaagatattgaccttgatgttgatgatctccttgatgatgattgattaaaaaacttctttatattgattgtggacttgtagtgtttatgtgtttgtttagaactttgcattataattggtacttggtaaagtttgagactttaagtttgaactttgatgatgtttctagtttagaatttgcttgatgaatgaattaactttgatgttgttagtttatagaatttgaagataatgaatcatgaatgatatgaatgtgttattattgataatttgatagttgtttatgattttacaagattttgattttttttcctaaaaggcgcgcctcgcctcgtgcgcctcgcgcctcaggttccaggaccttttgcgcctcgctgcgccttgcgcctttcagaactatggttTGAACTAATATGACTAGGATCCCATACATCTAAATAAGCAACAAAAAAAGGAGAATTGTCATGCGTATTAACTCTACTACTCTACTCGGTTATTTATAATATGACTAGGATCCCatacatcaaaataaacaacaaaagaagGAGAATTGTCATGCATATTAACTCTACTCGAGATTGAACTACAACTATGTTTTCCAAGTTGATACAAGTCACACAGGTA
This window harbors:
- the LOC127791057 gene encoding uncharacterized protein LOC127791057, whose translation is MSTPTLQKFAIKILSLTCSSSGCERNWSVFENLHTKRRNRLDQLRLNDLVFVKYNRVLRRWYQMRDTIDPIILTDIDESNEWLTGKLDEENDKDDETVFPDDVRGWVDME